A window of the Gossypium hirsutum isolate 1008001.06 chromosome A03, Gossypium_hirsutum_v2.1, whole genome shotgun sequence genome harbors these coding sequences:
- the LOC121222245 gene encoding uncharacterized protein isoform X1: MAMEIQVMTSIPSMEFNFDSACSSPYMTAPSSPQRFGNFLYSVPTTPTRVSSFYPQLKNDGKAVDGGCEGGDDDGSEDFEFNFIGQLEKTPLSADELFDGGKIRPLKPQQLDPFETAMEESRKRVTLLNTVHKKSRSLSSFGVSDDIIMLETEQSSSKSQKFNAKSSVFSIFWLPKGNKKWKLKDLLFFRSKSESRTTISEDPVLCRKNVSLRSTESVGSVSSSRRRGPVSAHELNHDVLYGKEPEDVKNASFRSTESIGSVSRPRRGPDSAHELNCAVLHGKEPEDVKNVSFRSSESIGLVSNSRRRRPVSAHELNFDVLYRKEPEDVQSASFRSTESIGSVLVHELNCAVLSRKESEDVKNASFRSTESISLVSNSRRTGPVSAHELHYTKNRAVSEEMRRKTFLPYKKGLLGCLGFNAGCGIHEISSGIGSLTRG; encoded by the coding sequence ATGGCGATGGAGATACAAGTTATGACCTCAATCCCATCAATGGAATTCAACTTCGATAGCGCATGTTCATCTCCATACATGACTGCTCCTTCAAGTCCTCAACGCTTCGGCAATTTCCTCTACAGCGTCCCAACCACTCCTACTCGTGTTTCTTCATTCTATCCTCAACTTAAAAATGATGGAAAAGCCGTCGACGGCGGATGCGAAGGCGGCGACGATGATGGGAGTGAAGATTTCGAGTTCAATTTCATTGGGCAGTTAGAGAAAACTCCATTGTCGGCCGATGAACTTTTCGATGGAGGAAAGATTCGACCTTTGAAACCCCAACAGTTGGATCCATTTGAAACAGCCATGGAAGAGAGCCGCAAAAGAGTAACATTACTCAACACTGTTCATAAAAAGAGCAGATCTTTGTCTTCTTTTGGAGTATCCGATGATATTATTATGCTCGAAACAGAGCAAAGTTCATCGAAATCTCAAAAATTCAATGCTAAATCTTCTGTTTTTTCCATTTTTTGGTTACCAAAAGGTAACAAAAAATGGAAACTTAAAGACCTTTTGTTTTTTAGGAGCAAATCAGAAAGCAGAACAACAATAAGTGAAGATCCGGTTTTGTGTAGGAAAAATGTAAGCCTCCGGTCCACTGAGAGCGTCGGTTCGGTTTCGAGCTCGAGGAGGAGAGGACCGGTTTCGGCTCACGAGTTGAATCATGATGTTTTGTATGGGAAAGAACCGGAGGATGTGAAGAATGCAAGTTTTCGGTCTACTGAGAGCATCGGTTCGGTTTCTAGACCGAGGAGAGGACCGGATTCGGCTCACGAGTTGAATTGTGCTGTTTTGCATGGGAAAGAACCGGAGGATGTAAAAAATGTAAGCTTTCGGTCTAGTGAGAGTATCGGTTTGGTTTCTAACTCGAGGAGGAGAAGACCGGTTTCGGCTCACGAGTTGAATTTTGATGTTCTGTATAGGAAAGAACCAGAGGATGTGCAGAGTGCAAGTTTTCGGTCTACCGAGAGTATCGGTTCGGTTTTGGTTCACGAGTTGAATTGTGCCGTTTTGTCTAGGAAAGAATCGGAGGATGTGAAAAATGCAAGCTTCCGGTCTACTGAGAGTATCAGTTTAGTTTCTAATTCGAGGAGGACAGGACCGGTTTCGGCTCACGAGTTGCATTACACGAAGAACCGGGCGGTCTCGGAGGAGATGAGGAGGAAGACATTTTTACCTTACAAGAAGGGACTCCTTGGATGCTTGGGGTTCAATGCTGGATGTGGAATACATGAGATTTCTAGTGGTATTGGGTCGTTGACACGTGGATGA
- the LOC121222245 gene encoding uncharacterized protein isoform X2 — translation MAMEIQVMTSIPSMEFNFDSACSSPYMTAPSSPQRFGNFLYSVPTTPTRVSSFYPQLKNDGKAVDGGCEGGDDDGSEDFEFNFIGQLEKTPLSADELFDGGKIRPLKPQQLDPFETAMEESRKRVTLLNTVHKKSRSLSSFGVSDDIIMLETEQSSSKSQKFNAKSSVFSIFWLPKGNKKWKLKDLLFFRSKSESRTTISEDPVLCRKNVSLRSTESVGSVSSSRRRGPVSAHELNHDVLYGKEPEDVKNASFRSTESIGSVSRPRRGPDSAHELNCAVLHGKEPEDVKNERTRGCAECKFSVYREYRFGFGSRVELCRFV, via the exons ATGGCGATGGAGATACAAGTTATGACCTCAATCCCATCAATGGAATTCAACTTCGATAGCGCATGTTCATCTCCATACATGACTGCTCCTTCAAGTCCTCAACGCTTCGGCAATTTCCTCTACAGCGTCCCAACCACTCCTACTCGTGTTTCTTCATTCTATCCTCAACTTAAAAATGATGGAAAAGCCGTCGACGGCGGATGCGAAGGCGGCGACGATGATGGGAGTGAAGATTTCGAGTTCAATTTCATTGGGCAGTTAGAGAAAACTCCATTGTCGGCCGATGAACTTTTCGATGGAGGAAAGATTCGACCTTTGAAACCCCAACAGTTGGATCCATTTGAAACAGCCATGGAAGAGAGCCGCAAAAGAGTAACATTACTCAACACTGTTCATAAAAAGAGCAGATCTTTGTCTTCTTTTGGAGTATCCGATGATATTATTATGCTCGAAACAGAGCAAAGTTCATCGAAATCTCAAAAATTCAATGCTAAATCTTCTGTTTTTTCCATTTTTTGGTTACCAAAAGGTAACAAAAAATGGAAACTTAAAGACCTTTTGTTTTTTAGGAGCAAATCAGAAAGCAGAACAACAATAAGTGAAGATCCGGTTTTGTGTAGGAAAAATGTAAGCCTCCGGTCCACTGAGAGCGTCGGTTCGGTTTCGAGCTCGAGGAGGAGAGGACCGGTTTCGGCTCACGAGTTGAATCATGATGTTTTGTATGGGAAAGAACCGGAGGATGTGAAGAATGCAAGTTTTCGGTCTACTGAGAGCATCGGTTCGGTTTCTAGACCGAGGAGAGGACCGGATTCGGCTCACGAGTTGAATTGTGCTGTTTTGCATGGGAAAGAACCGGAGGATGTAAAAAAT GAAAGAACCAGAGGATGTGCAGAGTGCAAGTTTTCGGTCTACCGAGAGTATCGGTTCGGTTTTGGTTCACGAGTTGAATTGTGCCGTTTTGTCTAG
- the LOC121222247 gene encoding polyadenylate-binding protein RBP47B codes for MQSTNGSDLSSKHQKQQPPPPPQPQQPQWMPNQWMGAMQYPAAAMAMMQQQQMMMMYPPHHYMAYNNPHFHYQQQYQQQQLHKQQQGSNSDEVKTIWVGDLLHWMDETYLHSFFSQSGEVSSIKIIRNKQTGQSEGYGFVEFSSRATAEKVLQSCNGSLMPNTEQPFRLNWASFGVNERRSDAGSDLSIFVGDLAADVTDTVLHETFSSKFQSVKGAKVVIDSNTGRSKGYGFVRFGDENERSRAMTEMNGVYCSSRPMRISVATPKKAFGYQQQYYSQGRQASNGAVEQGLRSHNDSNNATIFVGGLDSDVSDDDLRQPFSQFGEIISVKIPPGKGCGFVLFANRKDAEEAIQSLNGTTIGKQTVRLSWGRSIGNKQRRADSGNQWNGGYYRRQGYGGYGYGYGYGYATPPSPGPSMYAAAAAVPSAS; via the exons ATGCAGTCAACCAACGGTTCTGATCTGAGCTCAAAGCACCAAAAACAGCAGCCCCCACCGCCGCCGCAGCCACAGCAGCCTCAATGGATGCCGAACCAGTGGATGGGAGCTATGCAATACCCGGCTGCTGCTATGGCAATGATGCAACAACAACAGATGATGATGATGTATCCTCCTCATCATTACATGGCTTATAATAACCCTCATTTTCATTATCAACAACAGTATCAACAACAACAGTTGCATAAACAACAACAAGGATCTAATTCAGATGAGGTTAAAACGATCTGGGTTGGTGACCTTCTTCATTGGATGGATGAAACTTATCTTCATAGTTTCTTCTCTCAATCTGGCGAG GTTTCGTCTATAAAAATCATACGAAATAAACAAACTGGACAGTCTGAAGGATACGGATTCGTGGAGTTTAGCTCTCGAGCAACGGCTGAAAAGGTTTTACAGAGCTGTAATGGTTCTCTGATGCCAAATACAGAGCAGCCTTTCCGTCTGAACTGGGCTTCGTTCGGTGTGAACGAAAGACGATCTGATGCTGGCTCTGATCTATCTATATTCGTAGGAGATTTGGCTGCCGATGTTACTGATACAGTGTTGCATGAAACCTTTTCTAGTAAATTTCAATCTGTCAAAGGAGCAAAAGTTGTTATCGATTCGAATACCGGTCGTTCGAAAGGTTACGGTTTCGTTCGGTTCGGTGATGAAAATGAAAGGTCGAGGGCCATGACTGAAATGAATGGAGTGTATTGCTCAAGTAGACCAATGAGAATTAGTGTTGCCACTCCCAAGAAAGCATTTGGATATCAGCAACAGTATTATTCGCAAG GTAGACAAGCATCGAATGGTGCTGTGGAACAAGGTCTTCGTTCTCATAATGACTCAAACAATGCTACC ATTTTTGTTGGAGGACTTGACTCGGATGTTAGCGATGATGATCTTAGACAACCCTTTTCCCAGTTTGGTGAGATCATCTCTGTGAAAATACCACCTGGAAAAGGATGTGGATTTGTGCTATTTGCAAACAG GAAGGACGCTGAGGAAGCAATCCAGAGCTTGAACGGAACAACCATAGGCAAGCAGACTGTCCGACTTTCTTGGGGTCGAAGTATTGGAAACAAACAG CGGAGAGCTGATTCTGGAAACCAGTGGAATGGAGGTTATTATCGACGGCAAGGCTATGGTGGTTACGGCTACGGTTATGGTTATGGCTATGCAACACCACCAAGTCCAGGTCCTAGCATGTACGCTGCTGCAGCTGCCGTTCCTAGTGCTTCATAA